The Hymenobacter baengnokdamensis genome includes a region encoding these proteins:
- a CDS encoding OmpA family protein: MTKSLFPLLAAATLVFASCSDLKKSDEKNTLGEATKDTAVVARTGKTVSDVATGAANGVDSAASKTGSAISNAFDLTKAKLSDVKLSEINTPGVTVRGNEEYQVYGVDEKILFDTNKSDIKPSAAAALKQIGASINQRYAGKEVRVLGFADARGDKNYNRELSEQRAQAVKNYLTTTDKLAADHVSTEAFGASAPVASNATAAGRQENRRVEIAVRVK; this comes from the coding sequence ATGACCAAATCATTGTTTCCGCTGTTGGCGGCGGCCACGCTCGTTTTTGCCAGCTGCAGCGACCTTAAAAAATCGGATGAGAAAAACACCCTTGGCGAAGCGACCAAGGATACCGCTGTAGTGGCCCGCACCGGCAAAACGGTGAGCGATGTTGCTACCGGAGCCGCGAATGGCGTCGATAGCGCCGCCAGCAAAACCGGCAGCGCCATCAGCAACGCCTTCGACCTCACCAAGGCCAAGCTCTCCGATGTAAAGCTTTCGGAGATTAACACGCCCGGCGTCACCGTGCGCGGCAATGAAGAGTATCAGGTATACGGGGTGGACGAGAAAATCCTCTTCGATACCAACAAGTCGGATATCAAACCCAGCGCTGCCGCTGCGCTCAAGCAAATTGGCGCCTCCATCAACCAGCGCTACGCCGGGAAAGAGGTGCGCGTACTCGGCTTTGCTGATGCCCGTGGCGACAAAAACTACAACCGCGAGCTGAGCGAGCAGCGCGCCCAGGCAGTTAAAAATTACCTTACTACCACCGATAAGCTCGCGGCCGACCACGTAAGCACCGAGGCTTTTGGTGCCAGTGCGCCGGTTGCCTCCAATGCAACGGCCGCCGGCCGCCAGGAAAATCGCCGCGTAGAAATTGCCGTACGCGTGAAGTAA
- a CDS encoding bifunctional UDP-N-acetylmuramoyl-tripeptide:D-alanyl-D-alanine ligase/alanine racemase — translation MSIRFSDLPRRLSGTLLQAPAADTPVATLLLDSRRVGLTEGAVFFALRGPNHDGHQHLAALYAKGIRLFVVSQPPASLAPFAGAGFVQVADTLAALQALAAQHRAAFTGPVWAVTGSNGKTIVKEWLAQLLAPDEDICRSPKSYNSQVGVPLSVWELAPGRHTLGIFEAGISERGEMARLAAIIRPTHGIFTTLGTAHDAGFASAAEKLGEKLRLFERPGFELLVYCADQPAVHTAVRSRGLPALAWTRGAAPGAALRFRLTANSAGTTSVRVRLGEAEAAAHFTNERLALRLAARFTLPFADEPSVENALHCLAVLLWRQLDPAKALAPAEIQRRLLRLHPVAMRLEMKAGRHGCYLLDDTYNNDLAGLSLALDALSRQARPGGRTLILSDVLESGLSGAELYARVAALVQAHGVTRLIGVGEELSYELAEGVQHNQLLTPNSKLLTQFYPSTEALLAELRPADFQNETILIKGARRFGFERVVAALQQPQHGTVLEVNLDALTHNLQYYRQRLNPGTKLMVMVKAFAYGSGSYEVASLLEFQRADYLAVAYADEGQQLRDSGISLPIMVLNPGPDSFGQLRRYRLEPEIYSLERLHDYLQAAREATSDGAGPLPPLHIKLDTGMRRLGFAEEELPDLLALLAAHRAALPVAGIMTHLAAADDPAHDDFTRQQLSTFRRMAAAIEAVLGYPALKHALNSAGIRRFPEAQLDMVRLGVGLYGVEAGAEDAANLLPVSTLKTTISQIKTLPAGTTVGYGRRGAATDHERRVATLAIGYADGYDRRFSNGRGVVLLHGRRAPVVGSVCMDMVMVDVTDIADARPGDVAIVFGEALGISELAARIGTIAYELLTNVSERVKRVFVSE, via the coding sequence ATGTCTATTCGTTTCTCCGACTTGCCCAGACGGCTGAGCGGCACCCTGCTGCAAGCGCCCGCCGCTGACACCCCCGTTGCCACGCTGCTGCTCGACAGCCGCCGCGTCGGCCTCACCGAAGGCGCAGTGTTTTTCGCTTTACGCGGGCCTAATCACGATGGCCACCAGCACCTGGCGGCCTTGTATGCCAAAGGCATACGCTTGTTTGTAGTGAGCCAGCCGCCGGCCAGCCTGGCCCCGTTTGCGGGCGCGGGCTTCGTGCAGGTGGCCGATACGCTGGCTGCGCTGCAAGCGCTGGCGGCGCAGCACCGGGCCGCCTTTACCGGGCCGGTGTGGGCCGTCACGGGCTCCAACGGTAAAACCATCGTGAAGGAGTGGCTGGCTCAGCTGCTGGCACCCGATGAAGACATTTGCCGCTCGCCCAAGAGTTACAACTCGCAGGTGGGCGTACCGCTGAGCGTGTGGGAGCTGGCGCCCGGCCGGCACACGCTGGGCATCTTTGAGGCTGGTATCTCGGAGCGCGGCGAGATGGCCCGGCTGGCCGCGATTATCCGGCCCACCCACGGCATTTTTACCACGCTCGGCACGGCCCACGACGCGGGCTTTGCCTCGGCCGCAGAAAAGCTGGGCGAGAAGCTGCGGCTGTTCGAGCGGCCCGGCTTCGAGCTGCTGGTGTACTGCGCCGACCAGCCGGCCGTGCACACTGCCGTGCGGTCGCGGGGTCTGCCGGCCCTGGCCTGGACGCGCGGCGCTGCGCCCGGCGCGGCGCTGCGCTTTCGGCTGACCGCCAACTCGGCTGGTACCACCAGCGTGCGGGTACGGCTGGGCGAAGCCGAAGCCGCGGCCCATTTTACTAACGAGCGCCTGGCGCTGCGGCTGGCCGCCCGCTTCACGCTGCCCTTCGCCGATGAGCCATCGGTGGAGAATGCCCTGCATTGCCTGGCGGTGCTACTGTGGCGGCAGCTCGACCCGGCCAAAGCCCTGGCCCCGGCCGAGATTCAGCGCCGCCTGCTGCGCCTGCACCCGGTAGCTATGCGCCTCGAAATGAAGGCCGGCCGCCACGGCTGCTACCTGCTCGATGATACCTATAATAATGACTTGGCTGGCCTCTCGCTGGCGCTCGATGCCCTGAGCCGGCAGGCCCGACCGGGCGGGCGCACGCTCATTCTCAGCGACGTGCTTGAATCGGGCCTCAGTGGCGCCGAGCTGTACGCCCGCGTGGCGGCGCTGGTGCAGGCCCACGGCGTGACACGCCTCATTGGGGTGGGAGAGGAGTTGAGTTATGAGTTAGCAGAAGGGGTTCAACATAACCAACTCCTAACTCCTAACTCAAAACTCCTGACTCAATTTTACCCTTCCACCGAAGCGCTGCTGGCGGAGCTGCGACCGGCTGATTTTCAGAACGAAACTATCCTCATAAAGGGCGCGCGGCGCTTTGGCTTCGAGCGCGTGGTAGCGGCGTTGCAGCAGCCTCAGCACGGCACGGTGCTGGAAGTGAACCTGGATGCGCTCACGCACAATCTCCAATACTACCGCCAGCGCCTGAACCCCGGCACCAAGCTCATGGTGATGGTCAAGGCCTTTGCCTACGGCAGCGGCTCGTACGAGGTGGCCAGCCTGCTGGAGTTTCAGCGGGCCGACTACCTGGCCGTGGCCTATGCCGACGAAGGCCAGCAGCTGCGCGATAGTGGTATCAGCCTGCCCATCATGGTGCTGAACCCGGGGCCCGATTCTTTCGGCCAGCTGCGGCGCTACCGCTTGGAGCCCGAGATATATTCGCTGGAGCGCCTGCACGACTACCTGCAAGCCGCCCGCGAGGCCACCAGCGATGGGGCCGGGCCCTTGCCGCCGCTGCATATCAAGCTCGATACGGGTATGCGCCGCCTGGGCTTTGCCGAAGAAGAATTGCCCGACTTGCTGGCGCTGCTGGCCGCCCACCGCGCCGCCTTGCCGGTGGCGGGCATCATGACCCACCTGGCGGCGGCCGACGACCCGGCCCACGACGACTTTACCAGGCAGCAGCTGAGCACTTTCCGGCGCATGGCCGCCGCCATCGAGGCCGTGCTGGGCTACCCGGCGCTCAAGCACGCGCTCAACTCAGCCGGCATTCGGCGCTTTCCCGAGGCGCAGCTCGATATGGTACGCCTGGGCGTGGGCCTGTATGGGGTAGAGGCGGGGGCGGAGGATGCTGCTAATCTGCTACCGGTAAGCACCTTGAAAACAACTATCTCCCAGATAAAAACGCTGCCGGCCGGTACCACCGTGGGCTACGGGCGGCGCGGCGCCGCGACCGACCACGAGCGCCGCGTGGCCACGCTGGCCATTGGCTACGCCGATGGGTACGACCGGCGCTTCAGCAACGGCCGGGGCGTGGTGCTGCTGCACGGCCGCCGCGCCCCGGTGGTGGGCTCGGTGTGCATGGATATGGTGATGGTCGACGTGACGGATATCGCCGATGCGCGGCCCGGCGACGTGGCGATAGTGTTTGGCGAAGCGCTGGGCATTAGTGAGTTGGCGGCTCGCATTGGCACTATTGCCTATGAGCTGCTGACCAACGTGAGCGAGCGGGTGAAGCGGGTGTTTGTGAGCGAATGA
- a CDS encoding AraC family transcriptional regulator has translation MQHHEVEPPEALRAAIKCVWYTSMDLGDTPASFEVVPDGYAEIIFHFGSACSIATPEGLQPLPSPFLVGLLNQPAVFYSKNRLQVLGIRCFPWTVFELLGLTAGKDGVRTFEHPIAQLHAALAEWVQAGRVAEALAQLLDYFRTARAQPASDGLLDKAGGAMRAANGTLPVSQVAAAHATVRTLERKFKQAAGHTVKDVSGLMRFEQVRNHLWHSPDANLAGLAQELGYTDQAHLSREFKRYSGTTPAAFARKAKKEQRAVSPDFVAFVQA, from the coding sequence ATGCAGCATCACGAAGTTGAGCCTCCCGAAGCGCTACGCGCTGCCATTAAATGCGTGTGGTACACCAGCATGGACCTGGGAGACACCCCAGCGAGCTTTGAGGTGGTACCGGATGGCTACGCGGAAATTATTTTCCATTTTGGAAGCGCTTGCAGCATTGCCACCCCCGAAGGCTTGCAGCCGCTGCCCTCCCCGTTTCTGGTGGGGCTGCTCAATCAGCCGGCCGTTTTTTACTCGAAAAACCGCTTGCAAGTCCTTGGCATCCGGTGCTTTCCCTGGACGGTATTCGAGCTGCTCGGGCTGACGGCCGGCAAAGACGGCGTGCGCACTTTTGAGCATCCTATTGCCCAGCTTCACGCTGCGTTGGCCGAGTGGGTGCAAGCAGGCCGGGTAGCGGAAGCCCTGGCTCAGCTACTCGACTATTTTCGGACTGCCCGCGCGCAACCAGCCAGCGACGGCCTGCTTGACAAGGCGGGCGGGGCAATGCGGGCCGCCAACGGCACCTTGCCGGTAAGCCAGGTAGCGGCGGCGCATGCTACGGTCCGCACCCTGGAAAGAAAGTTCAAGCAGGCGGCTGGCCACACGGTGAAAGACGTATCGGGGCTGATGCGCTTTGAGCAGGTACGCAACCACTTATGGCATTCGCCCGATGCCAACCTGGCCGGCCTGGCGCAGGAGTTGGGCTATACCGACCAAGCTCACCTCAGCCGGGAGTTTAAGCGCTACAGCGGCACAACACCCGCCGCCTTCGCCCGCAAAGCCAAAAAAGAGCAACGGGCAGTGAGCCCCGATTTTGTCGCGTTTGTACAAGCCTGA
- a CDS encoding carboxypeptidase-like regulatory domain-containing protein, with the protein MIKRLLFLLIIGSLLPTLSWAQQEGRITGRVVDEKTQDPIPFASINLREEQTGALTNEYGYFQLAMPTKVTEDSVVVMALGYKRTALYVKRGANMEEIIIQLPKQAVALAEVKVETKGVKPTLLGAHSNSPGAGMIQGLPGQQYAFMCKNDKAKKLGLIRTVSFFIGENGFPREPFRVRIYKANGNYNAPNEDMLTESVIVSAARGGEWFTVDLSPYNLVAPEEGFYVAMEWIVSGDKFYTTNFMDNYTPYGQILRPTFEFKDSRTWSYAIGRGWNLVTLANGGSHFNAMMRAEVDAYK; encoded by the coding sequence ATGATTAAGCGTTTACTATTCCTTTTGATTATTGGCAGCCTGCTGCCCACGTTGAGCTGGGCCCAGCAGGAAGGCCGCATTACGGGCCGCGTGGTTGATGAAAAGACGCAGGACCCTATTCCGTTTGCCTCCATCAACCTGCGCGAAGAGCAAACCGGCGCGCTCACCAACGAATACGGCTACTTTCAGCTGGCTATGCCCACCAAGGTGACCGAAGACTCGGTTGTCGTGATGGCGCTGGGCTATAAGCGAACTGCCCTCTACGTGAAGCGCGGGGCCAATATGGAGGAGATTATCATCCAGCTTCCGAAGCAGGCCGTGGCGCTTGCCGAAGTAAAAGTGGAAACCAAGGGGGTAAAACCCACGCTGTTGGGCGCGCACTCCAACTCGCCGGGCGCCGGCATGATTCAGGGCCTGCCGGGCCAGCAGTATGCCTTCATGTGCAAAAACGACAAAGCTAAAAAGCTCGGTCTTATCCGCACAGTATCGTTTTTTATCGGAGAAAACGGCTTCCCGCGTGAGCCGTTCCGAGTACGTATCTACAAAGCGAACGGCAACTACAACGCGCCCAACGAAGACATGCTGACCGAGAGCGTTATCGTATCGGCCGCCCGCGGGGGCGAGTGGTTTACGGTCGATTTGTCGCCCTACAACCTGGTAGCGCCCGAAGAAGGCTTCTACGTAGCGATGGAGTGGATTGTGAGCGGTGACAAGTTCTACACCACCAATTTCATGGACAACTACACGCCCTACGGCCAGATTCTGCGGCCCACTTTCGAATTCAAAGATAGCCGCACCTGGAGCTACGCCATCGGCCGCGGCTGGAACCTGGTAACGCTTGCCAACGGCGGCTCGCACTTCAACGCCATGATGCGCGCCGAGGTAGACGCCTATAAATAA